A region of the Emcibacteraceae bacterium genome:
CGTTGACGAAACACTTAAGGGCAATGCCGCTATGTTAAAGGGATATACGCTTGCGCTTGAAGTGTTTGACAAGGATGAAACATTTGATCCCGGCGCCGATGCCATCGTTCGGGTTGAAGCAGGTCGTCTTCGCCGACTTCTAGAACATTATTATATGGATGAAGGAAAAGACGACCCGATTATCATTCAGCTTCCCAAAGGAAAATATGAACCTAGTTTTGAAAATAATGATCAGAAAAATGGGGAATCAGAGAATGACCCAGTATTTAATGTTGCTGCCGCGCCGCCAACTGGCCCGGCAATAGCGGTTCTGCCCTTTGAATTTATTGGTGAAAAAGGCAATCTGAATATTTTTGCAGATGGCATTACGGAAGAAATTATCAATCAGCTCAGCATGAGCCCCAGTCTTTATGTCATAAGCCGTAAAGTGACATCACTATATAAAGGAAAAGCCGTTGATGTTCGTGAATTATCCAAGGAACTTGAAACCCATTATGTATTGGAGGGAAGCATCCGCCATGCTGGCGAAAACGTACGTGTCAGTGCCGCCCTTATTAATGGCACCAATGGCGCTATAATCTGGACCGAAAAATATGACAGGGTGCTAAACCCAGAAAATATTATTCAGGTTCAGGATGAAATTGCCCGTCAGGTCAGCGCGACAATTGGCGATGCATATGGCACCATTATGCGAACCAGTGCCATTAATATGAAACGCAGCAGCACTGAATTCATGGAAGCCTATAAAAGCATGCTGCTGTTTCATGACTATCTTTTTGAACTTTCGCAAAAATCACATTTGAAAGCACGGGAAAGTCTGGAACGTGCCACTGAAATTGACCCCCATTATGCTGATGCCTGGGCTGGTCTGGCCTTTCTGGCACTTGATGAATACCGCTTCGGTTTTAATGTGAAGACGGATGCTGAAGATGCCCTTGACCGTGCACAGGCACTTGCGGAAAAATCAATTTCCATGAGCTCTCAATTTTCCATTGCCTGGTACGCACTAACCATCATTCATTATCATAAAGGTGAATGGGACCGCTTCAGAAATAATATTAAAATGGGACTGAGCATTGCCCCTAATAGTCCCGCTGTTCTTGCTGACAGCGGCGTTTATTTATGTCTGATGGGTGAAATTAAACAGGGACTTTCTCTAGTCAAAAAAGCTATTGCCTTAAATCCACAACATCCAAACTGGTGCCAGTTTGCTCTTTTCCATAATCATTTTCTTAAAGGTGAGTTTGAAGAGGCCTCAACCTTTGTAAGCACAGTGGAAACGCCGGACTGGTTTTGGCCCCACGCGCTGCAGGCAATTGTTTATAGTGAGCTTGGCGATGAAACTGCAAGTCAGCAAGCAAGAAAAAATGTCTTAAGGCTTTATCCAGATTTTAAAATACATGCTAAAGACGAATGCAGAAAATGGTTTCACAGAGCAGAAGACGCCGAATATTATTTAAAAAGTTTTGAAAAAGCAGGTCTCACGGCGTAAGACCGCAAGCCGAGAAAATCCAGCTTGCTTTTAACGCATCCTTTTCATCCTTAATCATTGGCTGATCAAGCTTCTCGCTATAGTCCAAACAATCCGCAATAAAATAATCCTGACCATCAATTTCATCGGCAAAATTAGCCGCTATATCGGTCATACCATTTTCAAACTCTGTCTGGGATATAATTAAGATTTTATCTTGAAAATGAAGCAACTTAACAGCGTCCCGGCGCTGCGAACTGGTAAGATTTAAGAATTTCCGGTTTTCTTCCTGTTCCGACCCAATCAGCATGACAAGACGAGGAGACGCCAGTAACCGTTCGTTATTACTTTTGGTGTAAAAATAACTGGCAGTATATACAGTAATGACAAAGGCGACAAAACCAATGACTGTTAACTTTGATTTTAACTGATTATCCATAGGCGATTTATATACTGATTTTTGATTAATGGTCTAGCGTTAAACTTAAAAAAATAGACTGGAACTTGATAAGTCGAAACAAGTTAACTAAAAGAGTTATAAATATTAAGAAAAGATGTTTTTTGAATGAAATATAACGAAATAACAGAAAAATTATCTGCTTCCCCAAAAAAATGGCTGGTAACCGGAGTCGCCGGTTTTATAGGATCAAATTTACTTGAAACTTTGCTTGGGCTTGGACAGACTGTAGTCGGTCTTGATAATTTTTCAACTGGACATCAACATAATCTTGATGCTGTGGAAAAAATTGTTGGTAAAGATAACTGGTCGCGTTTTACTTTTATAAAAGGGGACATCCGCGATTATGAAACATGTGTTTCAGCCGTGAAAAATATTGATTATGTGTTGCATCAGGCAGCCCTTGGTTCGGTGCCAAGGTCAATTGCTGACCCAATAAATACGAATGCATCCAATATTACCGGTTTTTTAAATATGCTGAATGCCGCCAAGGAAGAAGCCGTTACCAGCTTTATTTATGCCGCTTCAAGTTCAACATATGGTGATCATCCTGACCTTCCAAAAGTGGAAGAAAAAATAGGCAATCCCCTTTCTCCCTATGCAGTAACAAAGCTTGTGAATGAACTTTATGCGGATGTATTTTATCGTACCTATGGCTTTAAGTCCGTCGGTCTGCGTTATTTTAATGTTTTTGGACCACGTCAGGATCCAGAAGGGGCGTATGCTGCTGTCATTCCTAAATGGGTATCTGCTGTCAAATCCGGCAATACCGTATATATAAATGGCGACGGTGAAACGAGCCGGGATTTCTGTTACATTGATAACGTTGTACAGATTAACATACTAGCTGCAACCTGTGAGACACTCGGCAAAAATGAAGTTTATAATGTTGCCGTAGGGGGTCAAACGTCCCTTAATCAGCTTATTGAACTGATCAAAGAAAATTTGCGTCAAAATTCATTTACCGATATTGTTTACAGGGATTTCAGAACAGGTGATGTACGTCATTCAAAAGCCTCAATTGAAAAAGCAAAAAGCCAGCTAGGATATGATCCACAATATGATATGCGAAGCGGCTTACGTAAACTACTCTCATAGAGTATTCAGAACATGAAAAAAACGACCGACGAAATTAAGCGGACGGGTGAAATTGAGGAATTTACAAACCTGTATATCATCCACCCTATCAGCAGATGGCTGGTTCCGCAATTTATCAGACTGAATATCACCCCAAACATGGTGTCATCGTTTGGCATGGTTTGCGGACTTTTGTCCGGTTTTTGCTACTATCATTATCAAAATCCATTTTTCGCTGTGCTTGGGTTTGCC
Encoded here:
- a CDS encoding GDP-mannose 4,6-dehydratase, which codes for MKYNEITEKLSASPKKWLVTGVAGFIGSNLLETLLGLGQTVVGLDNFSTGHQHNLDAVEKIVGKDNWSRFTFIKGDIRDYETCVSAVKNIDYVLHQAALGSVPRSIADPINTNASNITGFLNMLNAAKEEAVTSFIYAASSSTYGDHPDLPKVEEKIGNPLSPYAVTKLVNELYADVFYRTYGFKSVGLRYFNVFGPRQDPEGAYAAVIPKWVSAVKSGNTVYINGDGETSRDFCYIDNVVQINILAATCETLGKNEVYNVAVGGQTSLNQLIELIKENLRQNSFTDIVYRDFRTGDVRHSKASIEKAKSQLGYDPQYDMRSGLRKLLS